The genome window AATCGTGAGCCACGCTCTCCAGTTCGCCCGAGTTGTCGATCACCTGGATCGGGGCGACGGCGGGCACGGGCGCGGATCGCGCCAGCCGCTCGGCCACCTGCGACGCGCTTTCGCGTCCACGCGCCACGAGCCTGGCGGCAATCACCTGCGGATCCGCCGTGATCGAGACAATGGCGAGACCTGGAAAGCAGGCCGCCATCTGCGGCAGCACCTTGCGCGACCCGTTCACGACGGCGGGGAGGCCCGCGGCAAGATGATCGTTCAGCGATGCGGGCAGTCCATAGCAAAGGCCATGCGCGCGCCAGGAAAAGCAGAACCCGCCCGCCGCCTCACGTGCCGCAAACTCCGCGCATGTGACCGAAACATGGTCTTCGGCATCCTCGGCGACCGGCCGGGTAATCGTGCGGCGCACGAAATGCAACCGGTCACCGAGTTCGCTCCTTGCCCGGGCAAGCAGG of Stappia sp. ES.058 contains these proteins:
- the phnN gene encoding phosphonate metabolism protein/1,5-bisphosphokinase (PRPP-forming) PhnN, with translation MANPAGGATGASRPGRLIVVVGPSGVGKDSLLARARSELGDRLHFVRRTITRPVAEDAEDHVSVTCAEFAAREAAGGFCFSWRAHGLCYGLPASLNDHLAAGLPAVVNGSRKVLPQMAACFPGLAIVSITADPQVIAARLVARGRESASQVAERLARSAPVPAVAPIQVIDNSGELESVAHDFVAVLQALSREG